The genomic interval AATGCACATATCTTGTTGCACATTTTTATTTCATTCCTTATGAAATGTTGCATATGGCTAGTCTTTAGGTTTCATCTTGTTTATATAGGTAAACCAAAATGATGAGATGTTTTGTATTTATTGTAGACATGGTTAGCTCACAGCTGCAACTACATCGCTACCATACTGGTCGTGAATCAAGAGTTGTTACAGCACTGACTCTTCTTAAGAGACACCTTTTCAAGTTGAGTTTCAAAACTTCTGTGTTTTAAGTGATTTTGCTCCTTGTatcaaccaaagattctaactCATTAAAATATGTGCAGTTACCAAGGTCATGTCTCTGCTGCATTAGTTCTTGGTGGGGTTGACATCACTGGACCACATTTACATACTGTTAGTTCGTTGTTTAAACTTTTTATTATCTAAAGTTTTCGTATTTGGAATTGATATAGTTGGATTTCTCATTACTATTTGTGTTCATGTTTCGTAGATCTATCCACATGGCTCAACTGACACTCTTCCATTTGCCACAATGGGATCTGGTTCACTTGCTGCGATGTCTGTGTTTGAGTCTAAATACAAGGAAAGCTTGAGTGTAAGTACTCATACTAAGGCTAAAAATCATGCATGCTTCAATTTAGCcctttatttaaaaatctaGACTGCACCCGCAGCGTGCTGTacagaaaagaaaataaaaagctCCAGTCCAATTCAAAATCTTTAGTGTACCTACAATTAGATGTGTTCATATCCAATCCAATATAAAGCGTAACAACCAAACCTAAAAGCCAAAAGCCAAAAGCCAAActaactgaaaaaaaaaattccaaaaatttgAAAAGCACTTCTTTTGAATggattttatcaattttttgtttctatgATGCAAATCGGTCAatccaaaaatagaaaattatacTATTCATATATATGCCTTTATCATACTAAATCAATGGTCGTTAAACTTTATTTGAAGTTTGATATTGTTGATTAAGGCACGTTTTCGTAATGTAGTATCTACCATGCTTTATGTAACCGTTTTTAATggtcataaataataaattgtccTAAACAAAAGACTATATACAATAACTGAAAACAATCCATTCCGAACTGAaataaatgaaatcataaaaatcaaactaacTGTATTATCATATATCAAAATCGGACCAGATGATTTTTTTCCCTCAAAACTGATCTAATCCAATATGCAAACGTCCCTACTTGTAATAGTTAGATGAAAACAAATCAATGATGAAAAGAAACAGATAAGTGGGTGGGTAAATTAGTGGAGATTGGCACATGTGTAGTCTCCTGGGcagttttattattgttgtagaCCATGTGGAAAGACATCCTTAAAGCTTCTAAGACTACATTTGATAATATTCTGTCAAATGTTGTTGTATTTACATTCCTTTTTATTAGGATGAAATGAAACTAATGTCCATTCAGTGTCTAAATATAATGCTGTACTCCCTCCAaactcaaatataaacaaaaaaagtcCTTAGTTTGTTGAACTTATAAGCAAATTTAACTAGACCTATTTAATGTCATTATTCCAAAATTGCCTTTCACATACTTCTAGACAATTGAAATGTGAGGATCCTCTACCGTAAGTAACATTAAAACTAGTTTAAGaaatgtatttcatttttttattttatatgaattcaagaaaattaaatgaaCTTAACTAACATGCTTAATCTGTGTGTAAGTAGTTAGTTTTGCTTATATAATTGAGTCTGGAGGGAATACATTATAATTGTTGTAATTAATGTTGTCGGTGTTTGTAATTCAACCATGTCTTAATTTTGCAATTCAATGgagattttaatttgatattaacaTTTTGATCCGGTGCAGAGGGATGAAGGGGTTAAGCTAGTTGTTGAGGCAATATGTGCTGGTATATTTAATGACTTGGGAAGTGGAAGTAATGTCGATGTTTGTGTTATAACCAAGGTAGTGTCTTTATGCCTAATCCTACAAGTTGTTTGATTGAGGCGATGCATATAAATCTAATTTATGCACAACTTTTTTGTTAATGCCACGTAGGGACATAAGGAATATCTAAGGAATCACCTCCTGCCAAATCCCCGCACATTTGTCAATCCAAATGGCTTTACCTTCCCCAAAAAGACTGGTTTGTTGCAaactttacttatttttttgcACATGAGAATGCAATAAAACTATATTGTTTGCCTATGATTATATGTCCTTGTTTTGCAATCATATTAGCAATGATAATATTATGTCACCATTCTAGAAATATTATGATTCAAGGAATATGGTGCTGTGAACTGCTAGAATGTCGGATTGTGTAATGCAGGGAATGACCCCAAAAACACCATAGCTAGATAGCATAGTGCAGTATGGCTGCTATTATGAAATTTTTACACCATTTATATAACTTATATGTAAAACCTCAACAACTAGCTTTGATTGACCAGAGAGGAGGGTGAAAAATGATAGCAAGAGTGAAATAGGAGTAGTCATAATGCTGTTCATAACCAAATTACCTTTTGGAGCTGTTTTGTTTCtccaaataattaataaaggaGGATACACTCCAATTCCACTTCTGAAGAACCATATTGTATAAGAAGCTTTAAGACAAGTTCTTGGAGTTATATCTGAAATATTCATTGTCTTATCCCAAATATGCTAAGGATACTCcttggattaataattttatagaacaTAATAGACAATACACCTTGGATACTTCTTTATCTCTACTTATTCTGCCTCCGTTATTTTTTTGCTGATTAAACAATATGGAGTTTATTCCTTTTGAAATTAAAGGATATATAATATCTatctaatattttatgtttatctATGTTACAGAGGTTCTCTTAACTAAGATTACTGCTTTGAAGGAGAAGGTTGAAGTAATTGAAGGAGATGCTATGGAAGAGTAAAAAAATTGGTCAAGTATGAAACTTGATTAGTGCAATGTTTGTGATATTGTAATTGTATTTTCAGAAGCCTGGTTTTTATTTACCTAAAAAGGTTTCGCTTTCCTTAGATTGTTGCAAGTTATTAACCAGAAATTTCATCATTTGGAAGGTTTCTTTGTCTCATTTCCAGTTTTGGCTACGAAATACTCAACATAAAACCAAGTTAATCTAAACCGAATTGGCCATTGAACCAGTGTTGGATCGGGTCTGACTAGGGTTGGCCCGGTTATattaaacattatttatttttaattttcaatataatataatgtggTAAAATTGTGCAGTTTGATTGGTTATCATGTAAAATTATTGTGCAATAATGTAGCTCATTAATCTCGTGAAACAATGGTACGAAAgaagaatgaaaaaaatgatCATGAAAACACATTCCCAAATTCATTTCTTCCTTGGATATATCTTAATAAAGTGATGGAACTTTCAGCATTATTTTTGTTCAACTGTATTCATTTAGCAAAGGTCTGAGGCAGAGCCTCAAACCAAATCAGTACCCTTGATACATAGTTCTTCATAACAGTAGAGAGTTCCAAATTACATAAACTCACATAGAAAGATAAAAACTAGAGTGGCCTTGGGACAATAGACACAATATCATTTGTCTCCCACTAAACAAATTCCGTAAAAAGATCTAGCACTAGAATAAAGAAAAGTTAAGTAGGTGGTTTAAAAACTACAGCCACACTACCATAGAAAGTAAAGATTTACACCTAACACCTTGGAACAAAAATGTGGAGCCATATTAGACCATTTGCTACATAAAAGTAATATAGTCAAAAggcaacaaataaaaaaaaaacgagtGCTATAAAGCACCAATACCACATGCAGACTCAAAAAACACCACTTGCACCTCCAAAACTCCAACTCATACAGACTCATAGAATAAATTTGGAATTAGTTGGTCATGGGATTAGTGCTTTTATGAAAGGTATGCGAGCATAGATAGAGCCTCACCCAACTTATGTATGTCCTAACATTTATTAGTGGAGTCAATAAGCTCCCTCACCTTTTCCACCTCTACAAAGCTAGAGACTTGGGCCATAAAATCATATGCCATCCATTGGTCTCTCTTGACATCCACCAGATCCTCTAATCCTACACTCCATAGCTTGAAGGACAAATTTAATTAGAACCTCTTTACCCGCTTGATTGAGTAGACTTCCCACCCCTCATTTTTCGCACAAACTATCTCATGAATCCATCCCTCTATAtgtgtcaagaaaaatatacaaTAGAAACTATTAGAAAGTTTAAAAAGAATGCAGCAAAAATTATGGTCACACCTACTCATCCTTCATCAACTCTAGAAAAAATGGGAAATAACAATCAGTTTCTAAAAAAGAATTTAGAAGAATGATTGGATGCCTTATTTATCTCACTGCTAGTAGACCTGACATTGTTTTTGCAGTAGAATCGTGTGCTATATTTCAAACTTGTCCCAAGGAATTCCATCTTATTGCAGTTAAAcgaatttttagatatttaataGGTTCTACGGATCTTTGTTTTTGGTATAGAAAATCGTCACATTTTGATTTTGTAACATATTGTAATGTTGATTTTGTTGGAGacaaaattcaaagaaaaaacaTTAATGTAGCATGTCAATTTCTAGGACAAGCCCTAACTAGTTGACAATGcaagaaacaaaatacaattgcaTTATCTACCACTGGAGTAGAATATCTTTCAGCTACTAACTGATGCACAAAAGTCATATGGATGAAAAATCAGTTGGAAGACTACTCACTAAGGTACTCAAACATTTtgattatgtgtgataataccaGCGCAATAAATCTCTCCAAAAATCTAATACAACACTCCAGATTAAAgcacattaaaattaaaaatcattgtATTCATGATCATATTGAAAAGAAAGAGATTGAAGTAAACTTCGTTAACATTGAAAATCAACTTGCTTGCATATTTATGAAACCTCTTGTTGAAgaaatgtttaattttataaaaaaaaaaattaaatcttgtTAAAAATtcatgtccaaatcgattgttttatCCTTATATAAATTctcttgatttatttattaaataagaaACATTGCCCCTTCAAAGATTTTGATAGTTTAGAATGTTCACATCTCAGTATAATtcttattcttcaaaatgttTGAAATCGAAATTAATATGCGATGtacataaaaaatctaaaagattAACCTAATCTTGTATATTGTGAGACTTCTTAATAAAAGGTAATCATGATTACTTGTCATGAATAAGAGAAAAAGTAAGACTTTTATCCATTGGAAAAGTTGTGGCCACAACCAAAACCAAACCTCCACCATCTCTAACCTCTCAACAAGatgatgaaaattttgaaaagaattgCTAAACACGTTCTGTTGCCATTGGAAGGTTCTATGACTTTTTTTTACCGAAAGAAGAATTGTTGGAACGTAAGTATGTTATTgtgtaaatttaaatatttattcaaatctcacattggaaagaaatattttttgtaaattaaaatggaaagaaacttgttttaaaatttaagtcccatattgaaaaaaaatattttttgtaaatttaagtggaaaagaaacatgttttttaaaattcaagtcccacattggaaataaattttattttgaagtcCACGTTggaaaactctcatattttgaATAGTTTTCAACTCTGTCAATATTAAAGTCACACGTTGGTTAGAAAATGTATGTGAGTTTGCTTCCATTACACTAAAGTTGGATgcatttcccaactttctcttttctcctttttATATTCTACTCGCCTAATTTCCGAGCCACTTCCCCCCTTTCTTTTTGTCCCATCGATACTTATGAGCGGTTTTGTACCGTTGTCcccttcggtttttagagcggttgttatgccttTGGTTTTTAGAGCgattgttatgtcgtagtccattCGACTTTTAGAGTGGTTGTAATGCCGTAATCCATtcgatttttagagcggttacTATACCGTAGTccctttgtttttagagcggttattatgtcgtagttctttttgagcggttattatgccgtagttatgaatggtcatagtaccatattgtgaGTGACTTTAATCGTCATATTGGGAGTGACTTTAagtgccatattgagggtgtaattatAGAAcagttttctacggtgcagtggaactccgatacaatGAATTTGGGTTGTTTTATCCTGGAGATTTAGTGATTGATAGTatgtcttgcacaatttgggcagtacctcgaaacgtcttaaagagagcgaaatgtcttaaagagagcgacctagttcGCGATTTAACCCaataatatcttcggtggcataaattgtgaattttaaattgttttctaaaactcaaaaataacaattttaagacgtttctttATGTCATGTCAACCAAAGAGATTATTGGATTTGGTTTTGTTGCCTCTGATTTCAATaaactgtttcagtttgaagcaaACATAAAATGATAAGAAAGCTGAAGAATTAATCCATTggagaataatgataagaattatattcttaatgaaACTGTTGATGATCTGCATATCTATTACAGTTCCAACAATAATGCTAGAGATGTTTGAGATATTCTGAATAAGTAAGTTGTGAGCTGCTACCCAGAGTATCAGATGACCAATGACAGATCCGTGGAGGGACACTCCCGTAAAATTTAGAAGataactcatgagatcatatattaaggtacgtcactcatgatatatttaaattaaatatgtctctttatgtttgaatgttgaaatcaataaaatgtctatttttgcatatatgttgtgtgattttaatttttaacatgttATACTCTGTGATGTGAACACATATGATTTCAAAGTTAAACAACTTAtgtttaattccaaagttattttcaaatgactttgaaaaatgtgatttttatagtcaaaataaaataacaaagagttcacatgAATTTGTAGTTAGAGAATATGAATTTTTCgatttattacactttgatatatgtgaacttgatgagacgttaacaagaaatgaaaaataaaagtgaaacgctTGACATGTTAAGAATatttgtaactgaaattgaaaatcaatttagtataaagattaagaggttCCAAGTATGattatagtttatttaatgagttttataaattatctggaattatacatggaacaacTGCACCGTAATAACTTGAAGTGAATgataaagttgaaaaaaaaaaggaatataaaTCTTATTGAACTCGTTGTTGCTAGTATGCTTAACTATAATGCTTCATCTCATtggtgtataaaaaaaatattgtttatttgctatgttttgaatagagttcttaaatctaaaaacaaaacatctccttatgagatagtgaagaaaagacaattgaatttgtcttattttcaaacatggggCGGTCTGGCTTATGTTAGAATCTTCGATCCCGAGCGAATTAAACTCACCAGTATAGCATATGAATGagaattcattgggtatgcggtAAGGAACAAATCGTATATGTTTTATGAACAAAATGTAAAATtgatcataaagtcaaatgaagttgacttctatgaaaataaactCCCTTTCAAATGGAGAAATAGTGGGGGTTGTGAATCAAGTCAAGTTCCTATATCTATAAGCACCAAACAA from Cicer arietinum cultivar CDC Frontier isolate Library 1 chromosome 5, Cicar.CDCFrontier_v2.0, whole genome shotgun sequence carries:
- the LOC101510599 gene encoding proteasome subunit beta type-7-B-like; the encoded protein is MTKAMDLPPKGGFSFDLCRRNDMLEKKGLKAPSYLKTGTTIVGLVFQDGIILGADTRATEGPIVADKNCEKIHYMAPNIYCCGAGTAADTEAVTDMVSSQLQLHRYHTGRESRVVTALTLLKRHLFNYQGHVSAALVLGGVDITGPHLHTIYPHGSTDTLPFATMGSGSLAAMSVFESKYKESLSRDEGVKLVVEAICAGIFNDLGSGSNVDVCVITKGHKEYLRNHLLPNPRTFVNPNGFTFPKKTEVLLTKITALKEKVEVIEGDAMEE